The following coding sequences are from one Microbacterium sp. SORGH_AS_0969 window:
- a CDS encoding ABC transporter ATP-binding protein: MSENVVRVENLRKTYRGGLEALRGVSFDIRRGETFALLGPNGAGKSTVIEILEGYRDRTSGEVSVLGVDPHRGGLEWKARLGIVLQNTGEAPTATVRELLAHFASFYPRPRDVDEVIAAVGLSDKAKVSVRKLSGGQRRRVDVALGIVGRPELLFLDEPTTGFDPEVRRQFWDLIRSLQAEGTTILLTTHYLDEAAELAERAAILVAGAVASVGLIDELGGADARVPLVRWREGGVMREERTDDPGAFVAALFARGGEPERLEVVRPSLEDVYLSFLGADQRRTAAGGVA, encoded by the coding sequence ATGAGCGAGAACGTCGTGCGGGTGGAGAACCTGCGCAAGACCTACCGCGGGGGCCTCGAGGCGCTGCGCGGGGTGAGCTTCGACATCCGCCGGGGCGAGACGTTCGCGCTGCTCGGGCCCAACGGCGCCGGGAAGAGCACCGTGATCGAGATCCTCGAGGGCTACCGTGATCGCACGAGCGGCGAGGTCAGCGTGCTCGGCGTCGACCCGCACCGCGGCGGCCTGGAGTGGAAGGCGCGCCTCGGCATCGTGCTGCAGAACACCGGCGAGGCGCCCACCGCGACCGTGCGGGAGCTGCTCGCGCACTTCGCCTCCTTCTATCCGCGGCCCCGCGACGTCGACGAGGTTATCGCCGCCGTCGGTCTGAGCGACAAGGCAAAGGTGAGCGTCCGCAAGCTCTCGGGCGGGCAGCGGCGGCGCGTCGACGTCGCCCTCGGCATCGTCGGCCGCCCCGAGCTGCTGTTCCTCGATGAGCCGACCACGGGTTTCGACCCCGAGGTGCGCCGTCAGTTCTGGGATCTCATCCGCAGCCTCCAGGCCGAGGGCACGACGATCCTGCTCACCACGCACTACCTCGACGAGGCCGCCGAGCTGGCGGAGCGCGCCGCGATCCTCGTCGCCGGGGCCGTGGCATCCGTGGGTCTCATCGACGAGCTCGGGGGTGCCGATGCGCGCGTACCCCTCGTGCGCTGGCGCGAGGGCGGAGTAATGCGTGAAGAGCGCACCGACGACCCGGGGGCGTTCGTCGCGGCGCTCTTCGCGCGCGGCGGGGAGCCCGAGCGGCTCGAGGTCGTGCGCCCGAGCCTCGAAGACGTGTACCTGTCATTCCTCGGTGCCGACCAGCGTCGCACGGCCGCTGGAGGTGTGGCGTGA
- a CDS encoding ABC transporter permease produces MSRVLRLGAARIAFEVRSYFRQGDSVFFTFLFPVMILLIFSVAFSGSTFGPPGSEISAPEFYLPAMLAAGVLLSGLQNMSIDIAMERSDGTLKRLGGTPLSPVSYFIGKLGQVLVTGFLQSVLLIAVAAVFFGVPLPTEPERWLTFAWVFVLGVTTCAILGIGLSALPRTGRSATGVVIPIVLLLQFISGVYINFAALPEWLQNVASVFPLKWLAQGFRSVFLPEGFAAAEPSGSWDHPLILLVTLLWLVVGLAVVRATFRWVRKDA; encoded by the coding sequence GTGAGCCGCGTGCTGCGGCTGGGGGCCGCGCGCATCGCGTTCGAGGTGCGGTCGTACTTCCGTCAGGGCGACTCGGTGTTCTTCACGTTCCTGTTCCCGGTGATGATCCTGCTGATCTTCTCGGTGGCGTTCAGCGGTTCGACGTTCGGCCCGCCCGGGTCGGAGATTTCCGCGCCGGAGTTCTACCTTCCGGCCATGCTCGCCGCGGGTGTCCTGCTCTCGGGGCTGCAGAACATGTCGATCGACATCGCGATGGAGCGCAGCGACGGCACGCTCAAGCGCCTCGGCGGCACACCCCTCAGCCCCGTGTCGTACTTCATCGGCAAGCTCGGACAGGTGCTGGTCACCGGCTTCCTGCAGTCGGTCCTGCTGATCGCGGTCGCCGCGGTGTTCTTCGGCGTGCCGCTGCCGACCGAGCCCGAACGCTGGCTGACCTTCGCGTGGGTGTTCGTGCTGGGGGTGACCACGTGCGCGATCCTCGGTATCGGTTTGTCGGCGCTGCCGCGCACCGGGCGCAGCGCCACGGGCGTCGTCATCCCGATCGTGCTCCTGCTGCAGTTCATCTCGGGCGTCTACATCAACTTCGCCGCCCTGCCCGAGTGGCTACAGAACGTCGCCAGCGTCTTCCCGCTGAAGTGGCTCGCGCAGGGCTTCCGTTCGGTGTTCCTGCCCGAGGGTTTCGCCGCCGCCGAACCTTCGGGCTCGTGGGACCACCCGCTGATCCTGCTCGTGACGCTGCTGTGGCTCGTGGTCGGTCTCGCCGTGGTGCGCGCGACGTTCCGCTGGGTCCGGAAGGACGCGTGA